A window from Thermodesulfobacteriota bacterium encodes these proteins:
- a CDS encoding (2Fe-2S)-binding protein, with the protein MDDTRISVAFTLNGRSVRAEVEPHRSLLWLLREHFDLTGAKEGCGVGECGACTVLVDGRAVNACLVLAGKAEGRDVVTVEGLGGAEALHPLQEKFVDKGAVQCGFCTPGMLLSAKALLDRNPRPTREEIRVALSGNLCRCTGYNQIVDAVHAAARIGGGGEAPR; encoded by the coding sequence ATGGACGACACCCGAATTTCCGTCGCATTCACCTTGAACGGCAGGTCCGTTCGGGCCGAGGTGGAGCCCCACCGCTCGCTCCTGTGGCTCCTGCGGGAGCACTTCGACCTCACCGGCGCCAAGGAGGGGTGCGGGGTCGGGGAGTGCGGGGCATGCACCGTGCTCGTCGACGGCCGGGCCGTGAACGCGTGTCTCGTGCTGGCCGGGAAGGCCGAGGGGCGAGACGTGGTCACGGTGGAGGGGCTGGGGGGGGCCGAGGCGCTCCACCCCCTCCAGGAGAAGTTCGTCGATAAGGGTGCCGTGCAGTGCGGCTTTTGCACGCCGGGCATGCTGCTCTCGGCCAAGGCGCTCCTGGACCGCAACCCCCGGCCCACCCGGGAGGAGATCCGGGTCGCCCTCTCGGGAAACCTCTGCCGGTGCACGGGCTACAACCAGATCGTGGACGCGGTGCA
- a CDS encoding TRAP transporter large permease subunit, whose product MGPEGLFGLALVAGLLVLLLLGLEIAWAVGVIAVVGLVWYVGQPIDQLAYTAFGSLNSFTLSAMPLFILMGAILGNTGVNERLFAAIDKWTGGLPGGLACSIIGGNAVFGAMCGSTIAATATFGKIAWPAMEARGYSPKLGLGAIASGTILAPLIPPSILLIIFGAWQGLSIVDLLAAGLIPGVLLAVFFILTIIVWVKINPRLAPAPVHHTWKEKFGAVLEVLPFAGLIFGVLGAIFGGFMTATEAASLGAFLSIVLTLGYRKLTWQIFKTSLYDTVKITSFSLFIMAMSSLMSHVFNSAGVIALLKDFVVALPVGRYGILALFFLMYLVMGMFFDSWSMLFLTFPFVMPIIVALGFDPIWWGVVYVMAGEQSTITPPFGLSLFVLRSVVPQHSMGTIVKGSLPFLIPIYLNIALLMFFPQIALWLPSVLK is encoded by the coding sequence TGGGCGTCATCGCCGTAGTCGGGCTCGTGTGGTACGTGGGCCAACCCATCGACCAGCTTGCCTACACCGCCTTTGGCTCCCTCAACTCATTCACGTTGAGCGCCATGCCGCTCTTCATTCTCATGGGGGCCATCCTGGGCAACACCGGGGTGAACGAGCGCCTCTTCGCCGCCATCGACAAGTGGACCGGCGGGCTCCCGGGGGGACTCGCGTGCTCCATCATCGGGGGCAACGCGGTCTTCGGCGCCATGTGCGGCTCGACCATCGCGGCTACCGCCACATTCGGCAAGATCGCGTGGCCGGCCATGGAGGCCCGCGGCTACTCGCCCAAGCTCGGCCTGGGGGCCATCGCCTCGGGGACGATCCTGGCCCCGCTGATTCCCCCGAGCATCCTGCTCATCATCTTCGGCGCGTGGCAGGGGCTGTCCATCGTAGACCTGCTGGCCGCCGGCCTGATCCCCGGAGTCCTGCTCGCCGTCTTCTTCATCCTCACGATCATCGTGTGGGTCAAGATCAACCCCCGCCTCGCCCCCGCCCCGGTGCACCACACCTGGAAGGAGAAGTTTGGCGCGGTGCTCGAGGTCCTGCCCTTCGCAGGGCTCATCTTCGGGGTCCTCGGGGCCATCTTCGGGGGCTTCATGACCGCCACCGAGGCGGCGAGCCTCGGGGCGTTCCTGAGCATCGTCCTCACCCTGGGGTACCGGAAGCTGACCTGGCAGATCTTCAAGACGAGTCTCTACGACACGGTGAAGATCACGTCGTTTTCGCTCTTCATCATGGCCATGTCCTCGCTCATGTCCCACGTCTTCAACTCCGCCGGGGTGATCGCGCTGCTCAAGGACTTCGTGGTGGCCCTCCCCGTGGGACGCTACGGCATCCTGGCGCTCTTCTTCCTCATGTACCTCGTCATGGGGATGTTCTTCGACTCCTGGTCCATGCTCTTCCTCACCTTTCCCTTCGTGATGCCCATCATCGTCGCCCTCGGGTTCGACCCGATCTGGTGGGGCGTCGTGTACGTGATGGCCGGCGAGCAGAGCACCATCACGCCCCCCTTCGGCTTGAGCCTCTTCGTCCTGCGAAGCGTGGTGCCGCAACACAGCATGGGGACCATCGTGAAGGGTTCTTTGCCCTTCCTGATCCCGATCTACCTCAATATCGCGCTCCTGATGTTCTTTCCCCAGATCGCCCTCTGGCTGCCCAGTGTCTTGAAGTGA
- a CDS encoding trimethylamine methyltransferase family protein, producing the protein MSTRTENAYFSHEGRALLRSRVFELLGRTGVRLDHPLVLERLAGAGADVDRESGRVRFPEAFLERALERAPRSVTLAGAEPARDRTVPCPDGAFLVRSNTGAPFYLDPDSGERRNVTPDDLALWARLADSLDGVDFCPFPSPSGVPVQTADVHGLRCMLRNTRKHVWVQPYSGESVVHLLRLAAAACGGERALRERPRISMITCSLTPLDFKRMDLEIIVQASAAGVPLHACSLPSAGTTAPITIPGTILLAAAEIVVMAAVAQTLQPGAPVIATPLIFFGDMATGSSVQSSVEAVQGKAAAVAFLKAAFGLPTHTYGFGSDGPVPGDQSVLESTLLAGAVAAAGADILGGAGQLEVATTVSPVQLVLDEEIAQWLRRFRQELAVDDETLGWADLLATEPGAEFLRRKHTLRHCREAYRPRLLTRDGLAAWEAKGRSDLAARALERMRALTAQERPPVAPPEVCAELDALVAAADRELTA; encoded by the coding sequence ATGAGCACGAGAACCGAGAACGCCTACTTCTCCCACGAGGGCCGCGCCCTGCTGCGCAGCCGGGTGTTCGAGCTCCTGGGCCGCACCGGCGTGCGCCTGGACCACCCCCTCGTCCTCGAACGCCTCGCCGGGGCGGGCGCCGACGTGGACCGGGAGTCGGGCCGCGTCCGGTTCCCGGAAGCCTTCCTCGAGAGGGCCCTGGAGCGGGCGCCCCGCAGCGTCACTCTGGCGGGCGCCGAGCCGGCCCGGGACCGAACGGTTCCCTGCCCGGACGGGGCCTTCCTCGTGCGCTCCAACACGGGCGCCCCCTTCTACCTCGATCCCGACTCCGGGGAGCGCCGCAACGTCACCCCCGACGACCTGGCCCTGTGGGCCCGGCTCGCCGACTCCCTCGACGGGGTGGACTTCTGCCCGTTCCCCTCCCCGAGCGGGGTGCCGGTCCAGACGGCGGACGTCCACGGGCTGCGGTGCATGCTGCGCAACACCCGCAAGCACGTGTGGGTGCAGCCTTACAGCGGGGAGAGCGTCGTGCACCTGCTGCGCCTGGCGGCGGCCGCCTGCGGGGGCGAGCGCGCCCTGCGGGAGCGCCCCCGCATCAGCATGATCACCTGCTCGCTCACCCCGCTGGACTTCAAGCGCATGGACCTGGAGATCATCGTCCAGGCGAGCGCCGCGGGGGTGCCGCTCCACGCGTGCAGCCTGCCCAGCGCGGGCACCACGGCTCCCATCACCATCCCGGGCACGATCCTCCTGGCCGCGGCCGAGATCGTGGTCATGGCGGCCGTGGCCCAGACCCTCCAGCCGGGCGCGCCCGTGATCGCCACGCCCTTGATCTTCTTCGGAGACATGGCCACGGGCTCGAGCGTCCAGTCGAGCGTCGAGGCGGTGCAGGGCAAAGCCGCCGCGGTGGCGTTCCTCAAGGCCGCCTTCGGCCTGCCGACCCACACCTACGGGTTCGGCTCGGACGGCCCCGTGCCCGGGGACCAGTCCGTTCTGGAAAGTACCCTCCTGGCCGGGGCGGTGGCCGCGGCGGGCGCCGACATCCTCGGAGGCGCCGGCCAGCTCGAGGTCGCCACCACCGTAAGCCCCGTGCAGCTCGTCCTCGACGAAGAGATCGCCCAGTGGCTGCGCCGCTTCCGCCAGGAGCTCGCCGTGGACGACGAGACGCTGGGCTGGGCGGACCTCCTGGCCACGGAGCCCGGCGCGGAGTTCCTGCGGCGCAAGCACACCCTGCGCCACTGCCGCGAAGCCTACCGGCCGCGCCTGCTCACTCGGGACGGCCTGGCGGCTTGGGAGGCCAAGGGCCGCAGCGACCTCGCCGCGCGGGCCCTGGAACGGATGCGCGCGCTCACGGCGCAGGAGCGGCCGCCGGTTGCACCGCCCGAGGTCTGCGCCGAGCTCGACGCCCTGGTGGCGGCGGCGGACCGGGAACTGACGGCGTAG